The Paenibacillus sp. BIC5C1 DNA segment ATCAACGTTCCAAACGATCCCAGATCGCCCATCAGACACTGGCTATTCTGGAAGAAGGAGAATACGTGAACGGTTATGATCGCAGGGTTCAGATCGGTATAGATTTACAGCGAGCGATCCAAGATTCGGTCTTATATCGTCCCACGGAACTTATCGCTCTTCGAGAAAAGCGAAGTAAAGAAATGGTCCAGCTGCAACCTTCCGTCGAAACTTCAGCCGTTCGCATCGAGGTTACGGGCGAGACCACACTCGCAGCCGCTTCACGTCTTTCTGTGGATGAAGGAAGGGAAGATGTCATTTGCCTGAACTTTGCATCAGCGAAAAATCCCGGCGGCGGATTCCTGGGTGGCAGTCAGGCACAGGAGGAGAGCTTGGCCCGGGCTACGGGACTGTACCCATGTATCGCCCAAATGAGCGAAATGTATGACTACAACCGCAAGCAGCGATCTTGTATGTACTCGGATTACATGATCTATTCGCCTGCTGTTCCGGTGATTCGTGATGACGAGGATCGGCTGCTCGACCAATATGATCTGTCGGCATTTATTACAGCGCCTGCTGTAAATGCGGGAGTGGTGAGAGAGCGGGAAAATGCCGATGATCAGCAGATTGAGTCCGTCATGAAAGGGCGCATTCGCTATATTTTGGACTTGGCTTTGCTGCATGGACATCGAGCCATTGTGCTGGGCGCATATGGCTGCGGAGTATTCAGGAATGATCCGGCGAACGTAGCGAAGTATTTCCATGATGTGTTGGTGGAAGAGAACTTTAGACATTCCTTTGAACGAATCGTATTCGCCGTATTCGACCGGACAGCAGGACGGAAAACGTTCAAAGCATTTGAGAATCGTTTGGCGGGAGAGTGAATTGGAGAAGTTTGAAAAGTAAAACGTTGTAAGGGAGAGAACGGATATGGAGTTTCGTGAGATACAGCAGGATCTATTTGCTATGGAAGATTATTACACGCTTGCACACTGCATTTCCGCGGATGCGCGGATGGGTGCAGGAATTGCTGTGCAGTTTCGCCAGCGATTTGGCTTGGAGGTTCTCCAGGAGCAGGCGCAGCAGGAGCCGCTTGAGATCGGACAATGTTATTCGGTAGGGCGTACCCTCAATTTGGTCACCAAGGCCAAATTTTCGAACAAACCGACTTATCAGTCGTTTACCCGAGCCGTGGAATCCATGCGTGACATATGCATTAGAGATGGGCTCAACAAACTGGCGATGCCGCAGATTGGTTGCGGGCTGGACAGGTTGAAATGGGATAAGGTGAGGGGCATTATTCAGGATGCTTTTGCCGAAACGGATGTTGAGATCGTCGTTTGTACCTTGTGATTAGGCCATGCCGACGGACTTTTACCTACAAGAATACCAATTTGGATTCAAAAAAACCTCTGCTTTGAGTGGATGAAGAGAGCATGTTAGCTGACTCTGTTCCGATCTACAAAGAGAGGTTTTTTGTGTTTTTAAATGTTGTGCGTAAGGATCATTTTATTTCTTGGAAAACATTTCTTTGGCTTCATCCATGGCCATTTTATTGCCGATTGAAGAGTAGTCCAGCCAAGGTTGAGCGCCGATCGGGTAGACATGACCTGCTTTGACAGCCTTCAGTCCTTGCCAGATTGGATTGTTTTGCAGTTCTTTGAACATGTTCTGAGCTTCATCATCCGAGTTCACAACAACGAAGATCGCATCTGCATCAAAGTCCGGCAATATTTCACGTGAAACAACTTGATACGGTTTGGACGAATCGAATTCCTCAATGCCTTTAGCCGGAGTTAACCCCAGATCTTCATACAAAATCGGGCCCATAGGACGGCGTGTACTGAATACACGCAGTTCTTTGGCGGTAACACGGATTGCCATTACGGTGCCGTCACCGATTGTATCGTGAATCAGCGATTTCACTTCTTCCGTTTCAGTTGCATAATCCTGAATGTATTGCTCTGCTTCTTTCTCGCGGTTGACCAGTTTACCAATGTCTTTCAGGTGGTCGCGCCAAGTGCCATCATCCAGATTGAAGACGTGTACAGGAGCAATTTTCTCGAATTTGGCAATATCATCACCGGAGAATTCTTCGTCCAGATAGATGACATCCGGTTTCAGGGCAAGCAAAGCTTCCATGTCCGGGTCCTTAACGGGACCGAGCGGCGTTGTATTTTGTAGACGATCAGCAACATGGGACAAGAAGGCTTTGGCTTCCCCGCCGATCACCGAACCAACCGGTGTAATGCCGAGAGAGAGCAGGTCATTGGTCAGATGGATCGACATGGATGCGATGCGTTGATCCCCGGAAGCGGAATTGGTGTCCTGCGTAGTGTTCGAAGTGTCCGTAGTAGAACCTTCCGACGCAGAAGATGATTTATTGGCATTCCCGCAGGCTGCGAGTACAAGCACCAGACAGATGCTCATGAAGAGCATAAGGTTTTTCTTTAACATGGGTAATCTCAATCTCCTTGAACATCTCATGGATGTCGTTTTTATGTTGGGTATAACGGTGAAATTATTCGGATTGTTCCGATAAAGTCATTACTTGGTTCGTACCAGCAGGTATAAAAAGTAAGGTGCGCCTATCGCCGCGACCACAACACCTGCCGGAATGGAATTGGGCTGAAAGATCGTTCGCCCGACCGTATCGGCGGCAACTAGGATCACCATGCCGATGAGTCCGGCGGCTGGGATCAGATGGCGATGCATCGGGCCAACCAGTCTGCGGGCCAGATGTGGTGCCGCCAGACCAATGAACCCGATTCCGCCAGCCATTGACACACTGACAGCAGATAATGCTACCGTGCACAATAGCAAAATAACACGCTGGGATCTGACGGGTGTACCAATACTGGTTGCGGCAGCATCTCCCAGATTGAAGGCATCCAGTGTTTTGGAGCGGCTCCATATGTACGAGATGCACAGCACAATCCATGGAAGCAGCGCCTGAACATGAACCCAGTCTCTGCCCCACACGCTGCCAGCCAGCCAGCGGGCGGCGAAGGAATAGGTTTCTTCATCCAAACGCAGGGACAGATAGAGCGTCAGGGCATGGAAACCGGCTGCTACGGCAATGCCCACCAGAATTAGTTTAATGGGGGATACTCCGTTATGTCGGTCATAGGATAGCAGCATGATAATTAGCGCCGCGGCGACACTACCTGCAAAAGCAAACAACGGAATCAGCAAGGCCACCGAACCATTCATGGAATGGGAGAAGCTTACAAATACCATCAATCCAAAAGCCGCTCCTGCATGCAAGCCGAGAATGCCCGGATCGGCCAGTGGATTGCGCGTAATACCTTGCAGTGCAGCACCAGCCACACCGAGTCCCGCTCCGGCGAGTACAGTAACCAGAATGCGTGGCAGTCGATAGTCGAACAATACAATCTG contains these protein-coding regions:
- a CDS encoding FecCD family ABC transporter permease — translated: MNTNAPSRGKRSIAVSVTLLCIACAVIVISLNSGTIRLSPIAVLHTLLGNGTPDDQIVLFDYRLPRILVTVLAGAGLGVAGAALQGITRNPLADPGILGLHAGAAFGLMVFVSFSHSMNGSVALLIPLFAFAGSVAAALIIMLLSYDRHNGVSPIKLILVGIAVAAGFHALTLYLSLRLDEETYSFAARWLAGSVWGRDWVHVQALLPWIVLCISYIWSRSKTLDAFNLGDAAATSIGTPVRSQRVILLLCTVALSAVSVSMAGGIGFIGLAAPHLARRLVGPMHRHLIPAAGLIGMVILVAADTVGRTIFQPNSIPAGVVVAAIGAPYFLYLLVRTK
- a CDS encoding iron-hydroxamate ABC transporter substrate-binding protein, coding for MLKKNLMLFMSICLVLVLAACGNANKSSSASEGSTTDTSNTTQDTNSASGDQRIASMSIHLTNDLLSLGITPVGSVIGGEAKAFLSHVADRLQNTTPLGPVKDPDMEALLALKPDVIYLDEEFSGDDIAKFEKIAPVHVFNLDDGTWRDHLKDIGKLVNREKEAEQYIQDYATETEEVKSLIHDTIGDGTVMAIRVTAKELRVFSTRRPMGPILYEDLGLTPAKGIEEFDSSKPYQVVSREILPDFDADAIFVVVNSDDEAQNMFKELQNNPIWQGLKAVKAGHVYPIGAQPWLDYSSIGNKMAMDEAKEMFSKK
- a CDS encoding macro domain-containing protein, translating into MEFREIQQDLFAMEDYYTLAHCISADARMGAGIAVQFRQRFGLEVLQEQAQQEPLEIGQCYSVGRTLNLVTKAKFSNKPTYQSFTRAVESMRDICIRDGLNKLAMPQIGCGLDRLKWDKVRGIIQDAFAETDVEIVVCTL
- a CDS encoding TIGR02452 family protein, producing MNNQQHRNNIQNNNHSKTTGINSTNQRSKRSQIAHQTLAILEEGEYVNGYDRRVQIGIDLQRAIQDSVLYRPTELIALREKRSKEMVQLQPSVETSAVRIEVTGETTLAAASRLSVDEGREDVICLNFASAKNPGGGFLGGSQAQEESLARATGLYPCIAQMSEMYDYNRKQRSCMYSDYMIYSPAVPVIRDDEDRLLDQYDLSAFITAPAVNAGVVRERENADDQQIESVMKGRIRYILDLALLHGHRAIVLGAYGCGVFRNDPANVAKYFHDVLVEENFRHSFERIVFAVFDRTAGRKTFKAFENRLAGE